The Actinomadura sp. WMMB 499 genome includes a window with the following:
- a CDS encoding cation:dicarboxylase symporter family transporter produces the protein MTTTPAPASPKRKDRIHYLYLAVIAAVVAGAAVGIAAPDFAVELKPIGEAFVKLIKMMIAPVIFCTIVLGVGSVARAASVGKVGVITIGYFLLMSTFALTIGLVVGNMLHPGENMHLDPSSVSSAHEQAEGGEGTVDFLLGIVPETLVSALTTGEVLQTLLVALLVGFALQQLGPAGAPILRGIEHLQKLVFRVLAMIMWAAPVGAFGAIAAVVGSSGWDALRSLAVIMVGFYITCVVFVFVILGAVLWAVARINVFTLLRYLAREFLLILSTSSSESALPRLIAKMEHLGISRPVVGITVPTGYSFNLDGTAIYLTMATLFIASAQDQPLSVGDQIPLLLFMIIASKGAAGVTGAGLATLAGGLQSHKPELVDGVGFIVGIDRFMSEARALTNFAGNAVATVVIGVWTREFDAVKARRVLAGDDPFDEATMLDDAHGGGHSDGQGSRHGGGDRPDGGTARDAVDAGNQGAPDAESGAPGEETAAVGTAKS, from the coding sequence TTGACCACCACCCCCGCCCCAGCGAGCCCCAAGCGCAAGGACCGTATTCACTACCTGTATCTCGCGGTCATCGCGGCCGTGGTCGCCGGTGCCGCCGTCGGGATCGCGGCGCCGGACTTCGCGGTCGAACTGAAGCCGATCGGCGAGGCCTTCGTCAAACTGATCAAGATGATGATCGCGCCGGTCATCTTCTGCACGATCGTGCTCGGCGTCGGCTCGGTCGCCCGCGCGGCCAGCGTCGGCAAGGTCGGCGTCATCACCATCGGCTACTTCCTGCTGATGTCGACGTTCGCGCTGACGATCGGCCTGGTCGTCGGCAACATGCTGCACCCGGGCGAGAACATGCACCTCGACCCGTCCAGTGTGTCGTCGGCGCACGAGCAGGCCGAGGGCGGTGAGGGCACCGTCGACTTCCTGCTCGGGATCGTCCCCGAGACCCTCGTGTCGGCGCTGACCACGGGCGAGGTCCTGCAGACGCTGCTGGTCGCCCTGCTGGTCGGTTTCGCGCTGCAGCAGCTCGGCCCGGCGGGCGCCCCGATCCTGCGCGGGATCGAGCACCTGCAGAAGCTCGTCTTCCGCGTGCTCGCCATGATCATGTGGGCCGCGCCGGTCGGCGCGTTCGGCGCGATCGCCGCCGTCGTCGGCTCCAGCGGCTGGGACGCGCTGCGCAGCCTCGCCGTCATCATGGTCGGCTTCTACATCACCTGCGTGGTGTTCGTCTTCGTGATCCTCGGCGCGGTGCTGTGGGCGGTCGCGCGGATCAACGTGTTCACGCTGCTGCGCTACCTCGCCCGCGAGTTCCTGCTGATCCTGTCGACGTCCTCGTCGGAGTCGGCGCTGCCCCGCCTCATCGCCAAGATGGAGCACCTCGGGATCAGCCGCCCGGTCGTCGGCATCACCGTCCCGACCGGCTACTCCTTCAACCTCGACGGCACCGCCATCTACCTGACCATGGCCACGCTGTTCATCGCGTCGGCGCAGGACCAGCCGCTGTCGGTCGGCGACCAGATCCCGCTGCTGCTCTTCATGATCATCGCCTCGAAGGGCGCGGCGGGCGTCACCGGCGCCGGCCTCGCCACCCTCGCGGGCGGCCTCCAGTCGCACAAGCCCGAACTGGTGGACGGCGTCGGCTTCATCGTCGGCATCGACCGCTTCATGTCCGAGGCCCGCGCCCTGACGAACTTCGCGGGCAACGCCGTCGCGACCGTCGTCATCGGCGTGTGGACCCGCGAGTTCGACGCGGTGAAGGCCCGCCGCGTCCTCGCCGGGGACGACCCGTTCGACGAGGCGACGATGCTCGACGACGCCCACGGCGGCGGGCACAGCGACGGCCAAGGCAGCAGGCACGGCGGCGGGGACCGTCCGGACGGCGGCACCGCGCGGGACGCGGTGGACGCCGGGAACCAGGGGGCGCCGGACGCCGAGAGCGGCGCCCCCGGCGAGGAGACGGCCGCCGTCGGCACCGCCAAGAGCTGA
- a CDS encoding sensor histidine kinase, which yields MKALASASIGRWSVARRLLVLQAVVVGLLVVVGTALAGLDARRAAHDRAEQTVTAVAESIADSPALRAALEQPDPTPVLQPYTELIRHDTGIDFITIMAPDGTRYTHPEPARIGGRFVGNTGPALAGRTFSETYTGTLGPSVRTVAPVFGDRNRVVALVAVGITVREISAEFRERLASLGLVAIAVLGVGIGGSYLISARLRRQTRGAAPDELREMFDYYEAILHAVREGLLLTDREGRVVLYNDAARDLLGLPPPGAVRGLPADGIGLPDALAAALVSAEPRSDEIHVGDTRVLVVNTSPVRSGNGGSDGVYMGNVVTLRDHTELQGLTGELDTVRGFAESLRSQAHEAANRLHTVVSLVELGRPEQAVEFATSELAAAQRLTDRVVGAVGEPVLAALLLGKSAEAAERGAELDLGAGSALDGPAGGIEPRDLVTILGNLIDNAVDAAIAGADRRPPRVTVTVRAEPDELVLTVADSGAGVDPATVPDLFRRGWTTKGDGGDAAGRGLGLALAGQAVRRNGGTIEVDGGRAEGDGGGAEFTVRLPVRVRTGEKVR from the coding sequence GTGAAGGCGCTGGCCTCGGCGTCGATCGGGCGCTGGAGCGTCGCGCGGCGCCTGCTCGTGCTGCAGGCGGTCGTCGTCGGCCTGCTCGTCGTCGTCGGCACCGCCCTGGCGGGGCTGGACGCGCGCCGCGCCGCGCACGACCGCGCGGAGCAGACCGTCACGGCCGTGGCCGAGAGCATCGCCGACTCCCCGGCCCTGCGCGCCGCGCTCGAGCAGCCGGACCCGACGCCGGTCCTGCAGCCCTACACCGAGCTGATCAGGCACGACACCGGCATCGACTTCATCACGATCATGGCGCCGGACGGCACCCGCTACACCCATCCGGAGCCCGCGCGGATCGGCGGCCGGTTCGTCGGCAACACCGGCCCCGCGCTCGCCGGGCGCACGTTCAGCGAGACCTACACCGGGACGCTCGGGCCGTCCGTCCGGACGGTCGCGCCCGTGTTCGGGGACCGGAACCGCGTGGTGGCGCTGGTCGCGGTCGGCATCACGGTGCGGGAGATCTCGGCGGAGTTCCGGGAGCGGCTCGCCTCGCTCGGCCTGGTCGCGATCGCGGTGCTGGGCGTCGGGATCGGCGGCAGCTACCTGATCTCGGCGCGGCTGCGCCGCCAGACGCGCGGCGCCGCACCGGACGAGCTGCGCGAGATGTTCGACTACTACGAGGCGATCCTGCACGCCGTCCGGGAAGGGCTCCTGCTCACCGACCGGGAGGGACGGGTCGTGCTGTACAACGACGCGGCCCGCGACCTGCTCGGCCTGCCGCCGCCCGGTGCGGTGCGCGGCCTCCCCGCGGACGGGATCGGGCTGCCGGACGCGCTGGCCGCGGCGCTCGTGTCGGCCGAGCCGCGGTCGGACGAGATCCACGTGGGGGACACGCGGGTCCTGGTCGTGAACACCTCGCCCGTCCGGTCCGGGAACGGGGGGAGCGACGGCGTGTACATGGGCAACGTCGTGACGCTGCGCGACCACACCGAGCTGCAGGGGCTCACCGGCGAGCTGGACACCGTGCGGGGGTTCGCCGAGTCGCTGCGCTCGCAGGCGCACGAGGCGGCGAACCGGCTGCACACGGTGGTGTCGCTGGTGGAGCTGGGACGTCCGGAGCAGGCCGTGGAGTTCGCGACGTCGGAGCTGGCGGCCGCGCAGCGGCTCACCGACCGGGTCGTCGGCGCGGTCGGCGAGCCGGTGCTGGCGGCGCTGCTGCTCGGCAAGTCCGCCGAGGCCGCCGAGCGCGGCGCCGAGCTGGATCTGGGCGCCGGGTCGGCGCTGGACGGCCCCGCGGGCGGGATCGAGCCGCGCGACCTCGTCACGATCCTCGGCAACCTGATCGACAACGCGGTGGACGCCGCGATCGCCGGGGCGGACCGGCGGCCGCCGCGCGTGACCGTCACCGTGCGGGCGGAGCCGGACGAGCTGGTGCTGACGGTCGCCGACAGCGGGGCGGGCGTGGACCCGGCGACCGTCCCGGACCTGTTCCGGCGCGGCTGGACGACCAAGGGCGACGGCGGCGACGCGGCCGGGCGCGGGCTCGGGCTCGCGCTGGCCGGGCAGGCGGTCCGGCGCAACGGGGGGACGATCGAGGTGGACGGCGGGCGTGCCGAGGGGGACGGCGGCGGGGCGGAGTTCACGGTCCGGCTGCCGGTCCGGGTCCGGACGGGGGAGAAGGTGCGATGA
- a CDS encoding response regulator: protein MSGANGGAGGANGGAGGANGGAGIRVLVVEDERVAAEAHRVYVERVPGFEVAGVVHSGADALRFCRAEAVDLVLLDFYLPDTHGLTVCRALRAEGRDVDVLAVTSARDLTVIRSAVSAGIVQYLLKPFTFASLRERLERYARFRDQTARDGEVAGQADVDGMLAALRTPGQPTLPKGMSGETLERVSAALAGAADGLSAAAVADRTGVSRVTARRYLEYLADNGLAARRPHYGQIGRPEVRFHPERRRATG from the coding sequence ATGAGCGGAGCGAACGGCGGCGCGGGCGGAGCGAACGGCGGCGCGGGCGGAGCGAACGGCGGCGCGGGGATCCGGGTGCTGGTGGTGGAGGACGAGCGCGTCGCGGCGGAGGCCCACCGCGTCTACGTGGAGCGGGTCCCCGGATTCGAGGTGGCCGGCGTGGTGCACTCGGGCGCGGACGCGCTGCGGTTCTGCCGCGCCGAGGCCGTCGACCTCGTCCTGCTGGACTTCTACCTGCCGGACACGCACGGCCTCACCGTGTGCCGCGCGCTGCGCGCCGAGGGCCGCGACGTGGACGTCCTCGCCGTGACGTCCGCGCGGGACCTCACCGTCATCCGGTCGGCGGTGTCGGCGGGGATCGTCCAGTACCTGCTGAAGCCGTTCACGTTCGCGTCGCTGCGGGAGCGGCTCGAACGGTACGCGCGGTTCCGGGACCAGACGGCGCGGGACGGCGAGGTCGCGGGGCAGGCGGACGTGGACGGGATGCTCGCCGCGCTGCGCACCCCCGGGCAGCCGACGCTGCCGAAGGGGATGAGCGGCGAGACGCTCGAGCGGGTCAGCGCGGCGCTGGCGGGGGCGGCGGACGGGCTCTCGGCCGCGGCCGTGGCCGACCGGACGGGCGTGTCCCGCGTCACCGCCCGCCGCTACCTGGAGTACCTCGCGGACAACGGACTCGCCGCCCGCCGCCCCCATTACGGGCAGATCGGACGCCCCGAGGTGCGTTTCCATCCCGAGCGGCGGCGGGCCACCGGGTAG
- a CDS encoding Asp23/Gls24 family envelope stress response protein, whose product MSQDDGRTGQGATGTMHKPPQQQSRRPESTGRGELVTQGGKTSIADVVVAKIASMATRQVGGVYAMGAGMSRTIGSMRERLPGMTQDTTQGVQVQVGERQAAVDIDVVVEYGVSIPDLANAVRRNVSNEIEHMCGLEVVEVNIAVDDVHLAGDDEEQPEEPRVR is encoded by the coding sequence GTGAGTCAGGACGACGGGCGCACCGGCCAGGGCGCGACGGGAACGATGCACAAGCCGCCGCAGCAGCAGTCGCGGCGGCCCGAATCGACGGGCCGTGGCGAGCTGGTCACGCAGGGCGGCAAGACCTCGATCGCCGACGTGGTGGTCGCCAAGATCGCCTCGATGGCGACCCGGCAGGTCGGCGGCGTGTACGCGATGGGCGCCGGGATGAGCCGGACGATCGGCTCGATGCGCGAGCGGCTGCCCGGCATGACGCAGGACACCACGCAGGGCGTGCAGGTGCAGGTCGGGGAGCGGCAGGCCGCCGTGGACATCGACGTCGTCGTCGAGTACGGCGTCTCCATCCCGGACCTCGCGAACGCCGTGCGGCGCAACGTGAGCAACGAGATCGAGCACATGTGCGGTCTCGAGGTCGTGGAGGTCAACATCGCCGTCGACGACGTGCACCTTGCCGGCGACGACGAGGAGCAGCCCGAGGAGCCGCGGGTCCGATGA
- a CDS encoding Asp23/Gls24 family envelope stress response protein: protein MTAAPEAPADAPPGERGETRISDRAVARIVARAAGEIEESGGLGRSLLGVSVPGRRAARTEVRVDGHIVTARVALSVMYPMPVRDTARRVRENVRERVEALTGLTVRQVDVDVAELKHPPAHERTVL, encoded by the coding sequence GTGACCGCCGCGCCCGAGGCCCCGGCGGACGCCCCGCCCGGGGAGCGCGGCGAGACGCGGATCAGCGACCGGGCGGTGGCCCGGATCGTCGCGCGCGCCGCCGGCGAGATCGAGGAGTCCGGCGGGCTCGGCCGCTCGCTGCTCGGCGTGTCGGTCCCCGGCCGCCGCGCGGCCCGCACCGAGGTCCGCGTGGACGGCCACATCGTCACCGCGCGGGTCGCGCTGTCGGTGATGTACCCGATGCCCGTCCGGGACACGGCGCGCCGCGTGCGCGAGAACGTGCGCGAGCGCGTCGAGGCGCTGACCGGGCTCACGGTCCGGCAGGTGGACGTGGACGTCGCGGAGCTGAAGCACCCGCCCGCGCACGAGCGGACCGTCCTGTGA
- a CDS encoding DUF6286 domain-containing protein, translating to MTAHAGHVRPARTGHAERAARARKADRAARHAFRSRRVRMATLAAVLLTAAAVLTAIEVITGLLDRPWHLIPYERVSDVAWNDAKALGITAALAVLGLLFLLAGLLPGRTRMVPLQGDDPDIMMGVNRRGLKRAAAAAAEDAPGVSRVRKVKLGRRKVRVRAETPVHDPAGLGLGVATSVQDRLDRLRPFPPRAVKVRLRAEDD from the coding sequence GTGACCGCGCACGCCGGGCACGTCCGTCCCGCCCGCACCGGGCACGCCGAGCGGGCCGCCCGCGCCCGCAAGGCCGACCGCGCGGCGCGGCACGCGTTCCGGTCGCGGCGCGTCCGGATGGCGACGCTCGCGGCCGTGCTGCTGACCGCCGCGGCCGTCCTCACCGCCATCGAGGTGATCACCGGCCTACTCGACCGGCCGTGGCACCTGATCCCGTACGAGCGGGTCTCGGACGTCGCGTGGAACGACGCGAAGGCCCTCGGCATCACCGCCGCGCTCGCGGTGCTGGGGCTCCTGTTCCTGCTCGCGGGCCTGCTGCCGGGCCGCACCCGGATGGTGCCGCTGCAGGGCGACGACCCGGACATCATGATGGGCGTGAACCGCCGCGGCCTCAAGCGCGCCGCCGCGGCCGCCGCCGAGGACGCCCCGGGCGTCTCGCGCGTCCGCAAGGTGAAGCTGGGCCGCCGCAAGGTCAGGGTGCGCGCCGAGACGCCGGTGCACGATCCCGCGGGCCTCGGCCTGGGCGTCGCCACGTCCGTCCAGGACCGCCTCGACCGCCTGCGGCCGTTCCCGCCCCGCGCGGTCAAGGTCCGGCTCCGGGCCGAGGACGACTGA
- a CDS encoding alkaline shock response membrane anchor protein AmaP: MDRHPARTNRTGLIALGVVLLGAGGVGLARGAGLFGDETARVLSPGVRAFAEDNAWFWPVIAAAAVLLALLGLLWLIGQLRTHRVPALSMEPDPHDGKTRLSAKAVTGALEREIEEYPGVRRVRARLLGSSRRPELRLNVTYGQRADPAELRRRIQEEGVPRLCAALERETVPTVVRLRLVPREEPTTVV; the protein is encoded by the coding sequence ATGGACCGCCACCCCGCCCGCACGAACCGCACCGGCCTGATCGCGCTGGGCGTCGTCCTGCTGGGCGCCGGTGGCGTGGGCCTCGCCCGCGGCGCGGGCCTGTTCGGGGACGAGACGGCGCGGGTGCTCTCGCCGGGCGTGCGGGCGTTCGCCGAGGACAACGCGTGGTTCTGGCCCGTGATCGCGGCCGCCGCCGTGCTCCTCGCCCTGCTGGGGCTGCTGTGGCTGATCGGCCAGCTCCGCACCCACCGGGTCCCCGCACTGTCGATGGAACCCGATCCGCACGACGGCAAGACGCGCCTGTCGGCGAAGGCCGTGACCGGGGCGCTGGAGCGGGAGATCGAGGAGTACCCGGGCGTCCGGCGCGTCCGGGCGCGCCTGCTGGGCTCGTCCCGCCGCCCCGAACTGCGCCTCAACGTCACCTACGGGCAGCGCGCCGACCCCGCCGAGCTCCGCCGCCGCATCCAGGAGGAGGGCGTTCCGCGCCTGTGCGCCGCCCTCGAGCGAGAGACGGTGCCCACGGTCGTCCGGCTCCGGCTGGTGCCGCGGGAAGAGCCCACGACCGTCGTGTGA
- a CDS encoding ribbon-helix-helix protein, CopG family, whose amino-acid sequence MVIRTVHIPDELDAKLVELAAADRVSVNTAIVRALETWLESRRRHHEQGREDRA is encoded by the coding sequence ATGGTCATCCGCACCGTTCACATCCCGGACGAACTCGACGCCAAGCTCGTCGAACTGGCGGCGGCCGACCGGGTCTCCGTCAACACGGCCATCGTCCGGGCCCTGGAGACCTGGCTGGAGTCGCGGCGGCGCCACCACGAGCAGGGTCGAGAAGATCGCGCATAG